GCCTACATTCGTGCCATGGTGGCTGAGGGAGACGAAACTGGAACTGTCCTGATGGGTTCCGACCAAGGCTTTCACAATCGCCTATTCTACAGTCATAAGCTGGCTAACGCTAGACATATCCACGACATTGTGGTCTTTGATCAAGGCACGGGAATCGTAAACAATATGGGAGCTTTGCGGACAAAATCGCTGACAGAGTGGGGGAATGGTAAAATCTTGAAAGAGGGCGCAAAAGGGGAATATTCAGTTCTCAATTGGGACGGAACAAAGAGGTAGGTCTCTTCACGAATCTGGTTCGTACTCAGCGCTTTCTTACAAAAGAAGCGAATTCACGTGATATATGTATTCTGACATTTGTCTCCCTACTTTTTTGTTTAAAGTGCTGTGGTGCACCAATTTGATCGCCACAAGATGCTTACGAAGTATTTTTTCAAAGAACAAGGGGAGCTTTTATATTCCGAATGGCAGACCCAACAAAAAATAAGGAAGTAGGCCAGAAAactatttactgttgacTTCCGATTTTCTTGTACTATTCTGAAGCTTCTATTTGACATCGGTAATGTCTACTAGCGCACGTCTGTGTTGAGGAACTCGACCGTTATGGCATATCTTCCTGTGGAGTACCATACCAGGAATCATGATGATGGAATTCACTttcattaactgtaaaatccAGTTGATGATTTACGGTATTGTGTTTGTGGTCTGCTTTCGCACGTCAAATTACTTTGTTACAATTAGTGCTTTCTGGTAGATTCACCAGCCGTTTTGACGCCCCGCCCAACGCATGGCAAGACGCAGGGAAAGAAAAAACCTGTCTCATCAAATCGCAGGAGGAAGCGCATATCATACATTCTGCAAAAATATGGAACATCGGGAAGGGCAGCACTAGAAAGGCACAATACCCATGGCAATGCCGAATCATCGCCATCCCCAGAAGTATTATACAAAATGGTTCAAAGCGCTTTTTTTCAATTCGAATCGTAGTAGCAGGGCTGTCTTTTGTGCTGTGCTGGCCGTAGGATGCCTTTGCCTGGCATTTGTCTATCTGGAAACCGACATGGACAGAAAAATCAGACCGCAAAGCGTGTTGATGCATCAAACTCCGAGCGATCAGAAAGGCGATGAAGAGACAACAGCGTTGACGGCTTATTCGTTATTACGGCGTGATCGTTCAGGTGCCGCTATCTTGGACATGCTCCTCGCTCACGCTTACTGCAGCGCCAAAAGCCTGCACTATGGCGGAGTTTGCCTGGAAATTAATTCTCAGTATCCGCATCAACCGGCTCATGAAGAGTTATTGAATTCTTTGGGCTTAGAAAAAATCTTTTTGCCCTTTGTTCCGTGTCCGTCTCGATCAAATTCGTCAGCCATAGTTCTCCCGCGTGACATTTATTTTGCTCCTGACACGGCTATATGGACGGAGGAGTGGTTGTCCGAAATGCGGTTATTTCGCCGTCCTATGCCTCCAATGGTGGGACAGCGGCCCGTACAGGTCGCTGTTCATATTCGGCGTGGAGATGTTTCACTCTGCATGAAAGAAGAATCGTTTCGGTATCTCCCCAACCTCCACTATCAAAAAATCTTGGAAAACATGGTACTGCCGCAGCACCCCAACGCCAACATTACGATCTTTTCCGAATCTGAGAATGCTGATGATTGGCACGGCCTGTCCAATTATCATCTCGCCTTGGATGTGAACCCTGTGGATGTATGGAAATCCATGGTCGACGCCGACGTCTTGGTTATGTCGAAGAGTAGTTTTTCGCTGGTACCGGCTGTCTTTAGTGCAGGGGAAGTCATTTACACTCCTTTTTGGCACAACCCTCTATCTACATGGAACATTGTGCCCGAAAGCATTGTCGCAGAGAGCCAGCGTGAGGTCAATCGCCTGCAGCAGCGTTGTCACCTACAATGAAAGCGTGGAAGGATATGTTTGTTGATGGTTCAGCAAACCATCTTATCGAAATGTGGCAATCATCAAAAAGGTTTTCTTGCTCTATCCAAAGCTGTTAAAGTCGGCTTTTTTCAATGCATTTACTTTGCCGTCTGTTTTGTGTATGGATAGTGTACTTTGACGCAAAAACCGTGTTGAGGAGACCGTGTTGGGGAGGGCCTGGTGACGATGAATGAACGGTCTAATGGTGGCAGCGCTACTTCCGCTGTTAGAAACGGTATGAGCGACGAAGTACTGCTATTGCAATTCAATGGACAGCCCAACAATAACTACATTTCTGTGCTGTACTTGTCAGCGGCCGCGCAGGTCGCAGCTCAAGTATTGACATGCGTGTCCTTACCGCTGAATCTGATAGGAGTTCAGGGTAATAGGAAGCAACTCCCTTTCCTAGATCTGCTGAAACCTTTGGGTATATTTCTGGTTGTTGTTCATTGGATGGTTTTGGAGGGAAATAATTGGCGCCATTCGACCCCAGTATCTTTCTTGTGTACATTTCTACATACGTAAGCGGGGAGCCACGACACCGTATGGACGAATGCAATTAATTGTTTGAAGGATTCATCCCAATGCCGGAGCATCCGAAATATCCTCACAATTTCATTCCATTCGTCACCCAGCATTTTTCCCACCATGGCAGTCACCGAACCCGAGACTACGACAAGCAACACCGTCGAACAGATTCCTTCCGTATCGGATCCCAAGAGCGGCGAACCTAAGGAAGAGCCGACCGAAGAAACAATCGAGAAGGGAATCACGGAAGAAGAGTCGAACACCAACAACGACGCCAAAGACGAGGCCGTCCCCGAGATCAACGGAACTTCAA
This is a stretch of genomic DNA from Phaeodactylum tricornutum CCAP 1055/1 chromosome 17, whole genome shotgun sequence. It encodes these proteins:
- a CDS encoding predicted protein; protein product: MAMPNHRHPQKYYTKWFKALFFNSNRSSRAVFCAVLAVGCLCLAFVYLETDMDRKIRPQSVLMHQTPSDQKGDEETTALTAYSLLRRDRSGAAILDMLLAHAYCSAKSLHYGGVCLEINSQYPHQPAHEELLNSLGLEKIFLPFVPCPSRSNSSAIVLPRDIYFAPDTAIWTEEWLSEMRLFRRPMPPMVGQRPVQVAVHIRRGDVSLCMKEESFRYLPNLHYQKILENMVLPQHPNANITIFSESENADDWHGLSNYHLALDVNPVDVWKSMVDADVLVMSKSSFSLVPAVFSAGEVIYTPFWHNPLSTWNIVPESIVAESQREVNRLQQRCHLQ